A region of the Emys orbicularis isolate rEmyOrb1 chromosome 6, rEmyOrb1.hap1, whole genome shotgun sequence genome:
TTCCAGGCACTCTTGGGGATTGAAAGGATTTTTAGATGGGAGTGGGGACTCAGGGGGAGATGGTGAGGGAAAGAAATGAGCCTGAAGCTCCTATCAGCATGGCAAAATCTCTCCATTCACTTTCCCCCTTTGGTATCTTCTCAGATAAAGCCCTTTTGGGGCTAAAGGCAGATAAACCTACAACCTGGAGATAGAAAAATGCAAAATGCACTAAAAGCTAAACCATTATCCAAAGGTTTTTAAATAGGTTTGTATCCTAGATCTCTGAAATTGGTATACCCCTTATTCATTTCCTATACATTCACTGGTTCAACTGAACTCAAGCAAAGGAAATAAGTGCCATTTCCATTTCATCTTGTCAAAAAGTCACCTATGCCTTGTCATTCGATCAGAATTTGTGACAGAAGGAATCTATTTGTTTTCCTAGGCAACTATTCCCAATCTTACTCATCAAAATTAGTCTTAATAAAGAGTCAACCATAGGAGATAAATTCCTTCCCACTACACATGACCTATCAGTAGAAATGCATAATGACAAGCATGACTCTATAAAACCTCTTTTTCCTTCCAAGTTACTGAAGGCTTAGGTACTGACCAGATTTAAAAGTAGGATCCTTTCAGCACAACTTGGACATAGGAagagaaacattttgaaattgtgAAGTAATGTGGGGGGAAATCCAAACCTTTCCAAGCATTACtggcttgttttttaaaaaaaaacccttatgaTCTGGCTCTTCATGCAAGGAAAATGAGTTCTGAAAACATATGCCTAAGGTTATTttttaaagacacacacacatacttctgAGGTGAGCATGTGCTCCAGCTAAACAGAAATTACTTCCCAAACTCCTGACACAAAATAAGTTTTAAGGGAGACAAAATAGGAAAGATTCTACTCTTTTGCCACAGCAAATAGGTTGTTCTTATTTAGTGAGCTCCAGTTCTCAGCCTCAGAGTGATATTCTAATGGAACTAATTTTATTAAGCAAAGAGAAGTGTTATGTTTATATAAAAAGATGGTTCATCACTTTTTCATACTGGGCCCACTCCTGCAATTCCTGACTTGAGtggtcccattggtttcagtgggactacttgtgggaGTAAGAGTGGGGTTGCAGGGTCAGCTCCACTGTGAGGACAAAAGTAGACTTCTGttgtttgtctgaaaaatttaTAATAAAAAGAAACATAAAATGAATTCCGTCCTACTAAAAGGGTTTCCTGCaacataaacaaaaatatttcatggaAGTCATTGGTATATAAAACAATGGATTTTTACAGCTCAAATCAATGCTATAAAAATCTAACGtgcaaaactaaaataaaataaaatctataaCTAGATAACTAGAAGTATTATCCAGTGTTGCACAGATTTGTACTGAAAACTTGCAAGTTActctttggaaaaaataaccagtgGCAGATGAAGTTCTGaaggtgtttttttctttaaatataataCCTCAATACATTTAATAATAAAAGTAAGCTCTACAAAAGATCTCTGTTTTACATATAATACAAAATGCAGAGGTCAGTGTAACCCACTTGGTCacactttctttatttttttttcagtcatgtATTAGGAAGACTTGAAATTAGAAAATTATGCAATTTCCACAGCTCATCTTCCTACAGGTAACAGATTCATGTTGTGTCCCATTATTCATGTGCATTTGTTTTCCATTAGGAACCTCAGTTCATTCTCTGGCTGTTTTCTTAAAACTCTGATGATGAATGTTACTCAATGCCTTGcttgtaaaataaaaacaaaacacccaatgCACACCAGCCTTTTGCTGGTAGGCTGTATTCCTCTGAAACCACTTTAGAGACCTGATTTCTTCAATCAAATCTGCCAAATGGAGATCTTATTAAGATGCTGTTCATGGATGTTTTCCCCTTTGCTCTCTGATGCCATGGAGGTGAAATTGTGGTTACAATATTCCTGAGTGCCAAACTGAGTAATTAAGGTCAGTTTTGATCAACAAACGTCCTGGCAGGTGATAGTGAGGTGTGACCATGGTTGTGGCATGTGATATGCACTTTGGAAAccattttctaattaaaaaaaaagagagagagagagagagagacaaagagacagagagaaagaaactgAGTCTTCACACTGTTACGTGTCAGGAGAATGATCTTCCTCTAGTACGCAAGGTTCTGGGTGGCTCTCCTCCCCTTCCACTTCTTCGCCTACTTGCTCGTCAAGAGGAATTTCAGTGGATTCTGAGTCCTGGGTGCAAAGAGTCTTGGAGTCACTGAAGCTCGTGTCTTCTTCCACTTGACTTCCACTGTCCTTTTCAGTGTCTGATTCACCATCTTCCTCCAATGTTAGttcaaactggaatttttcagtttggccCTGCCGACCCTCTTCCTGGTCATCAGGTGCAGGAGAAGGGCTCTGAGGGATTGTGCTCTGGTACCATTCACGATTGTCCTCCAGGGTATCCAAGATATCCTGGGCATCAGGGTGAACAAGATCTGCCCATGTCTCCCAGAGAGGATGAACAATGTAGTCTATAAACCCCACCTGTTTCAAGTAATGTCACAATACAAAATTAGGATGAGTACCTTATTCCCAAGAAAAAATGCACATATAGGTTAtaaaacaaaatagaaataataGAGGCTCCTGATGTTCATTCCTTCCCAGAAGAACAGAGTACAATGTCTGAGCATACTATTGTCAGAAACAGGCGTGCTGGATACCCTATCTTTAAGAAGGCTGAAAAGAAGCCATGCTATTCTATGTGGAAAATGGGCTTTTGTAGCATTCTCAACAGATTGCAGTGCTCCAGACAGAATCCGtagctttttattttgtattaatgGGAGATGGATATTGGaaagggtttatttttaaatctaattcCCAACAATTTATTCTTATCTCTTGAGCTGAACTGCTGTTTTACATACGATTGTGCTATTAAAGGGAAGCTTAATGAAAAGATGTATCGTATTCCTCCTTATAGCACATCCCACATTACAGAacagtgccatgctggagctctttggcccacacacagctatttttaatggTAGGAAATCTCAACTCCTCTTAAAAGCTGAATTAATTAATGGGGAAAAATTCAACAACATACATCCAGAAACCCatgcaaataaaacaaatcaagTGACTAAGATCCAAGTTTATCTATTAGAATGTATTGGCATGTTATCTCATTACTTATTCAAATGGATTACCTGTGATTTCTCTACAGATGCATTGTGCTTATCACACATGGGACTTATCTCCATGCCCCTCTCTCTTTCCCGGTCTCCCTGATGAAAGAACTCTTCCATTATTCTGTCGGTCCACTGGCGGTAGAGCTGGAGTGGCTTGGTTGGATTGCTTAGATCTGCACAGTGTACCATATTTTGTAAAACCTAAAATGGACAAATATATATTATCTACTGAGCACCGCCTGTGTTATTAACACTAGAGACGAAAGGCTCTTTTTTCCATTTACACATTTGGTGGCTGCGAAACAGAATCTTGAAAATACAGGTAGCGCAGCATTTATTCTGTACAGCAAAAGCTGGATGTGCCTATGTGTGTTTTTCACATTTCCATTAATAGCCACAAATTATCTCACTTCTACAGCTTCTGTCTATATTAAGAGGTAGAAAATGTTTAAGTGCAAGACTGATCAGGTTCAAAGATGCTTAGAGGTTAGGCCATAGCAAATTAAACCCAGAAAAAGTAGTTTCCTAGCTCAAAGCTCAACCAAAGAACTGGTCAATGCCCAACAGAATGTGATATTGAATGAAAATATGGCCCTTCCGGCTAATGAACACGTTTGAAAGGAAAGGGAGAGTGTAATGAGGTGAGAATGGGGACAGAATTAAATGAGACGAACACCCACGTAGGACTGGGGAGACAAACCTAGTAAATGAAGGCTAGTGACTATTTTTCAGCATGGATGATCTTACCTGAATTCTGTCTGAATAGTTATCAAGAAGTAGAACTCCAGAACTTGTCACTTTCTTGGTTTCAACCATAGTTTTCAAATCAGCCAACAGATTCATATGTTTAGACATGTCTGTTGCAAGCACCTTGAAGGCGAACACAAAGCATTAGTAACTAAAATGATTGAATGACAGCCACCAAACCACGAAGAGATACAGGTTTATGTTATTGTTTTTTTggtgggaggtatggggggaaccatGATCCACACATACGACTATATACTTTTTTTTCCTAACTAGGGTTCCCCATGCTGTAAAGGCTGTTGGTTGTGCCAGCCTTTAGTTTTAACTCAAAAGAAACCCAACATACATGCTTTATACCTAATGCAATTTTCATTGCATTGCCTGCATTATGTGCCTGAGTGTATATAATGTACCAGAAAACTATCTAAGGTTTGTTTTGTTAATGCAATCTGAATGCATTAGAAGTGGGAAATTCAAGCTGTAACTCACAATGTCAATGACCATTTTCCTCAGTGATTGTCTTTGTTTTTTGGTCAGATTCTGGAAAATGTCACAATTCTCCTCCTGTAGCAACTTGAAACCCACAGCTAAATGATGGTTCTCCAATACCGATGAGTCATTGTACATCAAGGCAAGTTCAGAGTCTGCAAGACAGTCACGAGGCAGAATGTTAACAAAGCTTGTGCTTCCCCCCAGGttattttttgatttttcagattcCCAAGACAGCTGAAAAGCACATATTACTCTAATATTTACAACAGTCCTTCTCTTCATCCCTGCAGGCTGCAGGTCAAACTAACCCCTTCCTAGATTTACCATTTGGAATCTCATGAGATGGTAACGCAGAAAAGTGAGTTCATAATATTTTTAACAGGATTTAGAGATACACTTTTGTTCCTTCTATTTTTTAACTATCTGTATTGGCTTGCACAGGAAACAAGCTTTGTGTAACCCAGAGACTATCGGAACTGATGAAGTAAACTTAAAACCCCAGAAAACCCTAACAAACTGAGGCAGAGTACGGGGAACAAGCATAAAGAATCAGATCAGTACTTTCAGAACCCATCCCACATGTGCAGCACTCACACCTTCTAACACAATATTATTAAAGTTAACTTGCATCTGCCTACAACTCAGAGCCAGGAAAACAAAGCTAAGGATTTGCCCTGGTTTAAGCATGTAGTAAACAGCTTAATTTTCAATGTATGCACTTCAACAATCTCAGGCACTCTGAGGAGTAAAGGGGTCATTAGTATATGAAAACAGCATGTTTTGGGAGGAGGGTGACAGGATAATACCAGCGGTGCTTCCCAATATTCTCTTGGAGAGCCATATAGTTTGAAAGCCCTAAGCAGTGACCTGGCCCAATAACTAAATTGCATGCAACTCACTAGTAGTGACAGGATGCTTCCTTTTCAAATGTGAGTATTCTTAACTCAGTCTATACAGCAGTGAAAATAAAGGGGCTCATGTACCCTCTTAGCAACATCCAGGAACAACTTGTACTTAGATATACGCAAAAGTCTGCATGCATCTACTTAGGCCAACTAACCAGCCTACTTTGAAAATGAACAGCATATTTTATTCCATTTACGCAGGAGCACAGCTGGATTGTATACACACAACCATTTACATGCCTTTGAGTATATGGCCTATAACGATTGCATTATTGAAAAAGAATACTTTGTATGCAATCACACTTGTCATTTATTGACATTAATTTCTGTTTATTACAGTTTCTGTATCCTAAATCTAGCTGTGCATCAGTCTATTCTACTCTTTCTCCTCGTTATCTTCTTTTGTAGACACTATAGTCTAAAATCCCTTCAGCTCAATGGGGTTGCACATGAAGGCTCTTGTGTTCAGATTTCAGGAGCCTCATTATGTATTCTCCTGCTGTCTCACTCTCCTGTACCGAACACGTGAATCTTGTGATTCAGGAAATCCTTCCTCTACCTTTCTTTGCCTTGAAGGCAGAAAAGCCATAATAGCAGAGAAGAAAGAGACCTTGTTTGTCAACCAACAGCCCTTTCATCTTTCACAGAAAATTCTGTAAGCGTGTTTATTTGCTATTTTTCCAAGAAGGAACGTGGAAAATTGTAGGAAATTCAGCCTTTCTGGAAGCCAAGGCCGTAAGGAGTGCTCAACACTACTGTTACTCAGAAAGGTTGAGGCCCTGTGGGTGGTTTGATTTTGTTAACATTTGTAATTGCTGTGGAAGAAGGGGAAAGTACCCACATGTTATTCGATATAACAATCTTGTTAGCGGCTCCCGGTATGTTTGTGAGAAAAGATTGAAGAAAACTGTATGGCTTTATATCGTTGCTCTCCCTCAGGGGTTACGATTGAGGGGGAGCACCTTAATTCCCACAGCTCCAAGGGACCTTTGCCAAAGAGGCTGGTCAGGGGGTGCAGAGAGTCTGTGTCTCCTCCCAGTGCCCTAGCCACATACCTCCTGGTCAGTGGCAGACATCTTGGGTGCCATAAATCAGTATATATACTCTTAGATGAACTGTTCCTCTGTTTGGGGGAGTGTCTTTGTCCCCAAAGATGGCGATGCATTTTCTACTGTTTTTCTCTAATCCTTTTAAAGTCTGAGTCCCCACTGAATTTAATACTTGTAAAAAGAGCTCCAGTGAGAGCCTTTTTTGGAGACTGGCAttttctgtttatccacagagtaAATAAAACACACGTAGTGACAGCACAGACTTCTCTACGGTGCCATGGCAATGCACCTCCAACCTAACTGGTAGGGAACACTAtcctggggggagagacagtgttgTGCAGTCTCCATTGCCCTGAAATCCTTGGTCTCTCTTTAGCCTGCCAACAAGAGTGCCAATTAGTGCCAAATGTAATGTGGAAGCTTGTCCAGCAGTGACAGGACTAAAATGATTGTCTCATTTCTTATAAGTCACTGAATAACTATATGAATagttgggctggatttgaacggTTTACCCAGAAGTGAAGAGCTTTATATACCACTATCAGTCCCTTGAGTTGGCCAGTCACCCAATGGTAATCTCACAAAAATTCAGCAATCTCCGcagaaatgaataaaaataattccCAGATTTAAATGCTTTTACTTAAATTAAACTAAATTCTTCTCATTCTATAGCAGTTCCATGCCCTCATAATAGTGTGTTATCATTCAGTGTACCCACGAAATGGTTTATTTACATCTTGGGAGATTTAATATTAAGTGCTTTTTTGCGCACTAAGCCTGGTTCAGTCTGTTCCTATGTTGCGCTGTTGAAGTGCACTTGCTAtcaatatagctttgaaacttcgGTGACATCCCCAATCCTCCTCCTTGTGGATGAGTCACCAATTTGCATTTCACTATAGGGTAGCCCGCAGGCCATTAAAGcacataaaaataaattcaaataatGTTCAGGGTCTGATTTGAACCTATAACAGCAAAAATGTCAAAGCTGGAACACTCCCCCTCAGACTGCTGGGTCATGGCATTGTAGCACTGGTGCAATAGAGTCAGTCAATGCAGAAATTACCTACATTATCTACTAACATGTATGTAGATGGGTTAAAGATGCACCCACAGACATGATTCCATTTtcttgatttttccccccttgctTTCTCAGACCCTCAATGTAATTTCAACCTTGATATTTCTGGTGAGCTACTGGAAAAGGAAATTCAGTTGGGATGGCAAAAGCAATAATATTGTATAAAGTAACTTACATTGATCCAGACTGTGCTACCCGATGCATGTTGTATAATAtcttactccacaaatagtcccattcaaatcaatggggtTACACATGGAGTTAGGGGCTATTCAATAGAGatatcacaatctagcccttaaaaAAATAGAAGTCATGCTCATATTTGGTAGAAAGCTAGGAGGATTCTCATAATGCTGCAGTACAGACCAAAGCAATGCAGAATATGTCACTGGTACACTGGACTTCACATTCAGAGGTGGTGTTAGGCTGCTCCACCTCTCCCTGCTTCTTTGTTCATATAGGGGGCTATCACTAGAGGCTGTGGAGCCTCAGAAATAGGGGGAGAGGCTTTACCACAGCCTAAGGGATGTTGCAGGCAGGAGGCAGCCATGTATGCCATGAATACACAGAAGCTAGGAAATTATCACAGGTATCTACAGAGAGGAATGGGTCCTGCACATGCTATTTTGCAAAGAGCCCCACAAACCTAGGGCTGACCTTACTCATAttaactgttttctttctttttttcatttctttatagTTTATTTCCATTAATCTTCTATTCTGCTCTTacccatttttttcttatttaatggAAACATTACATAACTTCCACTTTATTTCAGGAGAAGAACTACCATTCTGCCCCTAGTGGGTGACAGTGCTAAAGTTCATCCACCTAATAACTCCTGCCCCCTTTGAGTATTTAGTGCAATGGGAAGATTATGTCTAGGGTTAAATTACTTGCAAAATGACTATCAGATTAAAATACAAACACGTGTGTATTCTAAGAAAAGGTAAGAGAAGGGTATGAAGTGGAAAAGCCTGTGCTTCTCATTTTCTATGCACATATCTTACAGGATACCAAGTAGAAACTGTAAATAttacaaaaaaccaaacaaacaaaccctcacTTACTTGTGTTGATAAGAAATTGGTTTGAAACCCCAGGGTGATCAACATCATGTATTGCACTGGCAAAAATTGCTGCAAGAATCTCCAGATCAGTGAACACTGCCTGAAAAACCATACAATAGAAACAACAATTACTAACCAAGGAAACTGCCTTTTCAGTAAAAGGATaatgcactgattttttttctccttcaaaattcatatttcaaaaaataaaacaaaaacaacaaacaaacaaaaacatctttCAACATAGTTTAAATATAACAGGAACTTCaaaaagttatttaaatataATCCACACAAAGTTTTGGAAAATAGTCCTTCACATATACAAGACATTTCAAATTTGGGTATCAACAGGCACTTACATAAATTGCCTGTTTTTTAGACTGCCTGAGCACTGAAAgcaccactgaattcaatagaacAAGACAATTGTGGGTTTTTCAACATCTCTCCATAAATAAGGTCATTTGTATTTAGATCACTAAATatagataggtgcctaaatctttGGTAGGTGCTAagtctgaaaattttg
Encoded here:
- the PDE4D gene encoding 3',5'-cyclic-AMP phosphodiesterase 4D isoform X2; amino-acid sequence: MASNKFKRMLNRELTHLSEMSRSGNQVSEYISNTFLDKQHEVEIPSPTQKEKEKKKRPMSQISGVKKLMHSSSLTNSSIPKFGVKTEQEDVLAKELEDVNKWGLHVFKIAELSGNRPLTVVMNTIFQERDLLKTFKIPVDTLITYLMTLEDHYHADVAYHNNIHAADVVQSTHVLLSTPALEAVFTDLEILAAIFASAIHDVDHPGVSNQFLINTNSELALMYNDSSVLENHHLAVGFKLLQEENCDIFQNLTKKQRQSLRKMVIDIVLATDMSKHMNLLADLKTMVETKKVTSSGVLLLDNYSDRIQVLQNMVHCADLSNPTKPLQLYRQWTDRIMEEFFHQGDRERERGMEISPMCDKHNASVEKSQVGFIDYIVHPLWETWADLVHPDAQDILDTLEDNREWYQSTIPQSPSPAPDDQEEGRQGQTEKFQFELTLEEDGESDTEKDSGSQVEEDTSFSDSKTLCTQDSESTEIPLDEQVGEEVEGEESHPEPCVLEEDHSPDT